The [Pseudomonas] carboxydohydrogena genome includes a window with the following:
- a CDS encoding ABC transporter ATP-binding protein, with protein sequence MSPPPDSTAPESVADKRAAEEVARPEPVPEPVAVDIDDDDDEDLVAFTASEAAGAFATIWRFTWPLMRNYRRWLVFVGIGLFVETLFNVIMPLSLKYLIDDALGEEDFHALYVILIVLAAAGILTSIVAVWYELWDARLSAAVISDVRTRLFNHLQSLPASFFGRTKRGEILSRFSVDMAGYESSIKSLANSALLPLFELIAGIGLMIWLNWQLAVVALLIFPVTLVGPRILTPKAVQANYEQKVNESAILGVVQENIGTQLVVKAFGLQRKAFGWFTFRNLNARRSIAEATFLSSMVERTVTVSVLLLHLVVLGIGAYLATKGQITVGTFVTFESAFWEISYNIAHLMHFIPLAISSAASVQHMQELLDEPVRGADRPGAPVMPPVMNDIAFERVSFSYEGTDTKVLDALTLKLEAGKNIAIVGPSGSGKSTLLNLILRLYEPTEGRVTIDGVDIRRVTRDSLRSHMAVVFQENMLFNMSIRENIRLGKQDATDAEVEAAAKTAEIHRHIVSLPDGYDTLVGERGDTLSGGQRQRIAIARAMVRNPSVLLLDEATSALDQTTEAAINRTLLKAAEGRTMIWSTHRLTSVVEMDEIIVVSGGRVLERGSHHDLIEKDGLYRQLWDDQMHQPHHDAGDEDDDEDDEDDDDDDE encoded by the coding sequence ATGTCGCCACCGCCGGATAGCACCGCCCCGGAGTCCGTTGCCGACAAGCGCGCCGCCGAGGAGGTCGCGCGTCCAGAGCCTGTTCCGGAGCCGGTCGCGGTCGATATTGACGACGACGATGACGAGGATCTCGTCGCCTTTACCGCGAGCGAAGCCGCGGGCGCGTTCGCGACGATCTGGCGCTTCACATGGCCGTTGATGCGCAACTACAGGCGCTGGCTTGTATTCGTCGGCATCGGGCTGTTCGTGGAGACGTTGTTCAACGTCATCATGCCGCTCAGCCTGAAATACCTGATCGACGATGCGCTGGGGGAGGAGGACTTCCACGCGCTCTACGTGATCCTCATTGTACTGGCGGCCGCAGGCATTCTCACCTCGATCGTGGCAGTCTGGTACGAACTCTGGGACGCGCGCCTGTCCGCGGCGGTGATCTCCGACGTCCGCACCCGGCTGTTCAATCATCTGCAAAGCCTTCCGGCGTCGTTCTTCGGCCGCACCAAGCGCGGCGAAATCCTGTCGCGCTTCTCGGTGGACATGGCGGGTTACGAAAGCTCGATCAAATCGCTCGCCAACAGCGCGCTGCTGCCGCTGTTCGAACTGATCGCCGGCATCGGCCTGATGATCTGGCTGAACTGGCAACTTGCGGTGGTGGCGCTGCTGATTTTCCCGGTGACGCTGGTTGGTCCGCGAATCCTGACGCCGAAGGCGGTGCAGGCCAATTACGAGCAGAAGGTCAATGAATCCGCGATCCTCGGCGTGGTGCAGGAGAACATCGGCACCCAGCTCGTGGTGAAGGCGTTCGGCCTGCAACGCAAGGCGTTCGGCTGGTTCACGTTCCGCAACCTCAATGCGCGGCGCTCGATCGCGGAGGCGACCTTCCTGTCCTCGATGGTGGAGCGCACCGTCACCGTCTCCGTGCTGCTGCTGCATCTCGTCGTGCTCGGCATCGGCGCGTATCTCGCCACCAAGGGCCAGATCACGGTCGGCACTTTCGTCACCTTCGAGAGCGCGTTCTGGGAAATTTCCTACAACATCGCGCATCTGATGCATTTCATTCCGCTGGCGATCTCCTCGGCCGCCTCCGTGCAGCATATGCAGGAACTGCTCGACGAGCCGGTGCGGGGCGCGGACCGGCCGGGCGCACCGGTCATGCCGCCGGTGATGAACGATATCGCCTTCGAGCGCGTCAGTTTCAGCTATGAGGGCACCGACACCAAGGTGCTCGACGCCCTGACGTTGAAGCTCGAGGCCGGCAAGAATATCGCCATCGTCGGCCCCAGCGGCTCGGGCAAGAGCACGCTGCTCAACCTGATCCTGCGGCTTTACGAGCCGACCGAGGGGCGTGTCACGATCGATGGCGTCGATATTCGCAGGGTGACGCGGGATTCGCTGCGCTCGCACATGGCCGTCGTCTTTCAGGAGAACATGCTGTTCAATATGTCGATCCGCGAGAACATCCGGCTCGGCAAGCAGGATGCGACCGACGCCGAGGTGGAGGCCGCGGCGAAGACGGCGGAAATCCATCGTCACATCGTCTCGCTGCCGGACGGTTATGACACGCTGGTCGGCGAGCGCGGCGACACCCTGTCCGGCGGCCAGCGCCAGCGCATCGCGATCGCACGCGCGATGGTGAGAAACCCCTCGGTGCTGTTGCTGGACGAGGCGACCTCGGCGCTCGATCAGACCACGGAAGCCGCGATCAACCGCACGCTGCTCAAGGCGGCAGAAGGTCGCACCATGATCTGGTCGACCCATCGCCTGACCTCGGTGGTTGAAATGGATGAGATCATTGTGGTGAGCGGCGGCCGGGTGCTGGAACGCGGGTCACACCATGATTTGATTGAAAAGGACGGCCTCTATCGTCAGCTTTGGGATGATCAGATGCACCAGCCGCACCATGATGCGGGTGACGAAGATGACGACGAAGATGACGAAGACGACGACGACGATGATGAATGA
- the rpsJ gene encoding 30S ribosomal protein S10 → MNGQNIRIRLKAFDHRILDTSTREIVNTAKRTGAQVRGPIPLPTRIEKFTVNRSPHVDKKSREQFEMRTHKRLLDIVDPTPQTVDALMKLDLAAGVDVEIKL, encoded by the coding sequence ATGAACGGCCAGAATATTCGCATTCGTCTCAAGGCGTTCGACCATCGGATTCTCGATACGTCGACCCGCGAGATCGTGAACACGGCAAAACGCACCGGTGCTCAGGTTCGCGGACCGATTCCGCTGCCGACCCGCATCGAGAAGTTCACCGTGAACCGTTCGCCTCACGTCGATAAGAAGAGCCGCGAGCAGTTCGAGATGCGCACTCACAAGCGCCTTCTCGATATCGTCGATCCGACGCCGCAGACGGTCGATGCTTTGATGAAGCTCGACCTCGCCGCTGGCGTCGATGTCGAGATCAAGCTCTAA
- the fusA gene encoding elongation factor G produces MPRQHAIEDYRNFGIMAHIDAGKTTTTERILYYTGKSHKIGEVHEGAATMDWMAQEQERGITITSAATTAFWEGKRLNIIDTPGHVDFTIEVERSLRVLDGAVCVLDSNQGVEPQTETVWRQGDKYKVPRIVFCNKMDKTGADFYKCLSDIVDRLGARPVAIQLPIGSENNFKGMIDLVRMQALVYNQDSLGSMYDVEAIPADLADKAKEYREKLVEAAVELDDDAMAAYLDGTEPDEATLKKLIRKAVINGAFYPVLCGTAFKNKGVQPLLDAVVAYLPSPLDVPAIKGVDESGNEVLRHADDKEPMSLLAFKIMDDPFVGTITFCRIYSGILTSGTGVVNSTREKKERIGRMLLMHANNREDIKEAYAGDIVALAGLKEARTGDTLCDPDHPVILEKMEFPEPVIEIAIEPKSKADQEKLGVALAKLAAEDPSFRVSTDQESGQTILKGMGELHLDIKVDILRRTYKVDANIGAPQVAFREKITKKAEVKYTHKKQTGGTGQFAEVSLVVEPNEPGAGYEFESKIVGGAVPKEYIPGVEKGLNSVMNSGVVAGFPVVDVKVQLVDGKYHDVDSSALAFEIASRAAFREALQKGKSVLLEPIMKVEVVTPEDYTGSVIGDLNSRRGQIQGQDMRGNANVINAMVPLMNMFGYVNNLRSMSQGRATFTMQFDHYAEAPANVSAEVQKKFA; encoded by the coding sequence ATGCCCCGCCAACATGCCATCGAGGACTACCGTAACTTCGGTATCATGGCGCATATCGACGCTGGCAAGACCACGACGACCGAGCGCATCCTCTATTACACCGGCAAGAGCCACAAGATCGGCGAAGTGCACGAAGGTGCCGCGACGATGGACTGGATGGCGCAGGAGCAGGAGCGTGGCATCACGATCACCTCGGCCGCGACCACCGCGTTCTGGGAAGGCAAGCGCCTGAACATCATCGACACTCCCGGCCACGTCGACTTCACCATTGAAGTTGAGCGTTCGCTGCGCGTGCTCGACGGCGCCGTTTGCGTTCTCGACTCGAACCAGGGCGTCGAGCCGCAGACCGAAACCGTCTGGCGTCAGGGCGACAAGTACAAGGTTCCGCGCATCGTTTTCTGCAACAAGATGGATAAGACCGGCGCCGACTTCTACAAGTGCCTGTCCGACATCGTTGACCGCCTCGGCGCGCGTCCGGTCGCGATCCAGTTGCCGATCGGCTCCGAGAACAACTTCAAGGGCATGATCGACCTCGTTCGCATGCAGGCGCTGGTCTACAATCAGGACTCGCTCGGCTCGATGTACGACGTCGAGGCGATCCCGGCTGACCTGGCCGACAAGGCGAAGGAATACCGCGAGAAGCTGGTCGAGGCCGCCGTCGAACTCGATGACGACGCCATGGCTGCCTATCTCGACGGCACCGAGCCGGACGAGGCGACGCTGAAGAAGCTGATCCGCAAGGCGGTCATCAACGGCGCGTTCTATCCGGTTCTTTGCGGCACCGCCTTCAAGAACAAGGGCGTGCAGCCGCTGCTCGACGCCGTGGTCGCCTATCTGCCGTCGCCGCTCGACGTGCCCGCGATCAAGGGCGTCGATGAGAGCGGCAACGAGGTTCTGCGCCATGCGGACGACAAGGAGCCGATGTCGCTCCTCGCGTTCAAGATCATGGACGACCCGTTCGTCGGCACCATCACCTTCTGCCGCATCTACTCGGGCATTCTGACCAGCGGCACCGGCGTCGTTAACTCGACCCGCGAGAAGAAAGAGCGCATCGGCCGCATGTTGCTGATGCATGCGAACAACCGCGAAGACATCAAGGAAGCCTATGCGGGCGACATCGTCGCGCTGGCCGGCCTCAAGGAAGCGCGCACCGGCGATACGCTGTGCGATCCGGATCATCCGGTCATCCTTGAAAAGATGGAATTCCCCGAGCCGGTGATCGAAATCGCGATCGAGCCGAAGTCGAAGGCCGACCAGGAAAAGCTGGGCGTCGCGCTGGCGAAGCTCGCTGCGGAAGATCCGTCCTTCCGCGTGTCGACCGATCAGGAATCCGGCCAGACCATTCTCAAGGGCATGGGCGAACTCCATCTCGACATCAAGGTCGATATTCTCCGCCGCACCTACAAGGTCGATGCCAACATCGGCGCTCCGCAGGTGGCGTTCCGCGAGAAGATCACCAAGAAGGCCGAAGTCAAATACACCCACAAGAAGCAGACCGGCGGTACGGGCCAGTTCGCTGAAGTGTCGCTCGTCGTCGAGCCGAACGAGCCGGGCGCCGGCTATGAGTTCGAATCGAAGATCGTCGGCGGCGCGGTGCCGAAGGAATACATCCCCGGCGTCGAAAAGGGTCTCAACAGCGTGATGAACTCGGGCGTGGTCGCCGGCTTCCCGGTGGTGGACGTCAAGGTTCAGCTCGTCGACGGCAAGTACCACGACGTCGACTCCTCGGCGCTGGCGTTTGAAATCGCCTCGCGCGCGGCGTTCCGCGAAGCTCTTCAGAAGGGCAAGTCGGTCCTGCTCGAGCCGATCATGAAGGTCGAGGTGGTGACGCCGGAAGACTACACGGGTTCTGTGATCGGCGATCTCAATTCCCGCCGTGGCCAGATCCAGGGTCAGGACATGCGCGGCAACGCCAACGTCATCAACGCGATGGTGCCGCTCATGAACATGTTCGGTTACGTGAACAACCTGCGCTCGATGAGCCAGGGGCGCGCGACCTTCACGATGCAATTCGATCACTACGCTGAAGCGCCGGCCAACGTGTCGGCTGAAGTCCAGAAGAAGTTTGCCTGA
- the rpsL gene encoding 30S ribosomal protein S12 gives MPTINQLIANPREAQKSRKKVPALQQSPQKRGVCTRVYTTTPKKPNSALRKVAKVRLTNGFEVIGYIPGEGHNLQEHSVVMIRGGRVKDLPGVRYHILRGVLDTQGVKNRKQRRSKYGAKRPK, from the coding sequence ATGCCGACGATCAACCAGCTGATCGCAAATCCGCGCGAAGCGCAGAAGTCGCGCAAGAAGGTTCCGGCTCTGCAACAGTCGCCGCAGAAGCGTGGCGTGTGCACGCGCGTCTATACGACGACTCCGAAGAAGCCGAACTCGGCGCTTCGTAAGGTCGCCAAGGTGCGCCTGACCAACGGCTTCGAGGTCATCGGCTACATTCCGGGTGAAGGCCACAACCTTCAGGAGCACTCGGTGGTCATGATCCGCGGCGGCCGCGTCAAGGACTTGCCCGGCGTTCGCTACCACATCCTCCGCGGCGTCCTCGATACGCAGGGCGTCAAGAACCGTAAGCAGCGCCGTTCGAAGTACGGCGCGAAGCGTCCGAAGTAA
- a CDS encoding FkbM family methyltransferase: protein MDSIALERSPKPALTFDRQTGRIGGAGVRERLTIGAMQAGAAISSAWYFRGFAAGCQGLRVLSAEQPIEVRLNEDAIFSFPFCDGYWSLLLFSSYRYEFDIEMFFKGIADADYTLIDGGANFGYWSVLASSRPYGAHRSIAIEPSSANFTWLSRNASRNGGRFTPVKAAIGATEGVAHLSGRKHEALSIAGGSDAGEEVPVVTLDSLMERMKLDPKGRYVAKLDVEGVEIAAIAGGEKLLSGDCVMICEEHGNDRNHTISRHILDHTPFKLFCYDPATGRFEQLTDVSPLDRIKRAVNYGYNVLATASPYWEQRIRALGPFSRER from the coding sequence ATGGATTCCATCGCTCTCGAGCGCAGCCCGAAACCGGCTTTGACGTTTGACCGTCAGACCGGCCGCATTGGCGGAGCGGGTGTGCGCGAACGCCTTACCATCGGCGCGATGCAGGCGGGGGCTGCGATCAGCTCCGCCTGGTATTTTCGCGGCTTTGCGGCGGGGTGCCAGGGGCTGCGCGTGCTGTCGGCCGAGCAGCCGATCGAGGTGCGCCTCAACGAGGATGCGATATTTTCCTTCCCGTTCTGCGATGGCTACTGGAGCCTGCTGCTGTTCTCCAGCTATCGCTACGAATTCGACATCGAGATGTTCTTCAAGGGCATCGCCGACGCCGACTACACCCTGATCGATGGCGGCGCGAATTTCGGCTACTGGTCGGTGCTGGCGTCGAGCCGTCCCTATGGCGCGCATCGCTCGATCGCGATTGAGCCGTCGTCGGCGAATTTCACATGGCTGTCACGCAACGCGTCCCGCAATGGCGGGAGGTTCACGCCGGTGAAGGCGGCGATCGGCGCGACTGAAGGCGTCGCGCATCTGTCGGGCCGCAAGCATGAGGCACTGTCGATCGCAGGCGGTTCGGACGCAGGCGAGGAAGTCCCGGTTGTGACGCTCGATTCCCTGATGGAGCGGATGAAGCTCGATCCGAAGGGGCGTTACGTCGCCAAGCTCGATGTCGAGGGCGTCGAGATCGCGGCCATCGCGGGCGGCGAGAAACTTCTGTCCGGCGATTGCGTCATGATCTGCGAAGAGCATGGCAACGACCGCAACCACACCATTTCGCGGCACATCCTCGATCACACGCCGTTCAAGCTGTTCTGCTACGATCCGGCCACGGGCCGCTTCGAACAACTGACGGATGTCTCACCGCTCGACCGGATCAAGCGGGCCGTCAATTACGGCTACAACGTGCTGGCGACGGCGAGCCCTTATTGGGAACAGCGAATCCGCGCGCTCGGTCCGTTTTCGAGGGAGCGATGA
- a CDS encoding FAD-dependent oxidoreductase, protein MINLAIIGGGPGGLMSAWYLKKKLGPLCRVSIFEASNRLGGKIQTGKFDSSAAIYEAGVAEIYDYSMTGPDPLRELIQHFGLQTVPMDAEQIQLDGELLDDIPGMRRKYGPETANAIANFRKRCTGLVSPIEYYEGVGAHDNEHPWALKSAEDVLDEEVADPIAKRFIKVMARSDIATESHNTNGLNALKNYVMDIEGYIGLYSIQNGNEQLIHSLRSEIDAEINLNHRVLKVGKADSGKYAVEMMNGKAAVTKEFDLVLMCLPHSWLATMRWEGELLRHSMVRHIAYFDRPAHYLRVSILFDEPFWGDKVPGAWWMSEAFGGCCIYVEGARHDVGRNGVLNWLIAGSDALAYANLSDEELIDAALKSLPASFGKVRPHFIEGKIHRWLSSVNCIPGGLPVRDVMTNHRPEPYEHPGFVVVGDYLFDSTLNGLLDSSDAATDIITTEMMKLRYERGETGNVPSDKIDRAYFENYRNAGPYSEVWQKFTDPDYLMEMIRIVWRPKKGYRLLIAGSASGELVGALRERGVDAWGIENNRSIHARTPKALRKYNKLGTVTKLPFKADSFDFVFETSLCHLSDKQVVKGIREINRVVKTGFVFGSVTSDMAPALIDRYDLLRGVKKLGTWWEWSELFFGNGFDLSAHRDDRTDQVWEATLKAGKGPGDWYADSDSLRYSFFDKIADDD, encoded by the coding sequence ATGATCAATCTTGCGATTATCGGGGGTGGCCCGGGCGGCCTGATGTCGGCCTGGTACCTGAAGAAGAAGCTCGGCCCGTTGTGCCGGGTTTCGATCTTCGAGGCCTCGAACCGTCTTGGCGGCAAAATCCAGACCGGAAAATTCGATTCATCGGCCGCGATCTACGAGGCGGGCGTCGCCGAAATCTATGACTATTCGATGACGGGTCCCGATCCGCTGCGCGAGCTGATCCAGCATTTCGGATTGCAGACCGTGCCGATGGATGCCGAGCAGATTCAGCTCGATGGCGAATTGCTCGACGACATTCCGGGCATGCGCCGCAAATACGGTCCCGAGACCGCGAACGCGATCGCCAATTTCCGCAAGCGCTGTACCGGTCTGGTTTCGCCGATCGAATATTACGAAGGCGTCGGCGCGCACGACAACGAACATCCCTGGGCGCTCAAGAGCGCGGAAGATGTGCTCGACGAGGAGGTGGCCGACCCCATCGCCAAGCGCTTCATCAAGGTGATGGCGCGCTCCGATATCGCGACCGAGAGCCACAACACCAACGGCCTCAACGCCCTGAAGAACTACGTGATGGATATCGAGGGCTATATCGGCCTGTACTCGATCCAGAACGGCAACGAGCAGTTGATCCACAGCCTGCGCAGCGAGATCGACGCCGAAATCAACCTCAACCATCGCGTGCTCAAGGTCGGCAAGGCCGATTCCGGCAAGTACGCCGTCGAGATGATGAACGGCAAGGCGGCGGTGACGAAGGAATTCGACCTCGTGCTGATGTGCCTGCCGCATTCCTGGCTGGCGACGATGCGCTGGGAAGGGGAGTTGCTGCGCCATTCGATGGTGCGGCATATCGCCTATTTCGACCGTCCGGCGCATTACCTGCGGGTGTCGATTCTGTTCGATGAACCGTTCTGGGGCGACAAGGTGCCGGGTGCGTGGTGGATGTCGGAGGCCTTCGGCGGCTGCTGCATCTACGTGGAGGGCGCGCGCCACGATGTCGGCCGCAACGGCGTGCTGAACTGGCTGATCGCGGGCTCGGATGCGCTGGCTTACGCCAACCTCTCGGACGAGGAACTGATCGATGCCGCGCTCAAGTCGTTGCCGGCTTCTTTCGGCAAGGTTCGCCCGCATTTCATCGAGGGCAAGATTCACCGCTGGCTGTCGTCGGTGAACTGCATTCCCGGCGGCTTGCCGGTGCGCGACGTGATGACCAACCATCGGCCCGAGCCTTACGAGCATCCGGGCTTTGTCGTGGTCGGCGACTATCTGTTCGACTCGACCCTCAACGGCCTGCTCGATTCTTCCGACGCCGCGACCGACATCATCACCACCGAGATGATGAAGCTGCGCTATGAGCGCGGCGAAACCGGCAACGTGCCGTCCGACAAGATCGACCGCGCCTATTTCGAGAACTATCGCAATGCCGGGCCTTATTCGGAAGTCTGGCAGAAATTCACCGATCCCGATTACCTGATGGAGATGATCCGGATCGTGTGGCGGCCCAAGAAAGGCTACCGGCTGCTCATCGCGGGCTCTGCGAGCGGCGAACTGGTCGGTGCGCTGCGCGAGCGTGGCGTTGACGCCTGGGGCATCGAGAACAACCGTTCCATCCACGCCAGGACGCCGAAGGCGCTGCGGAAATACAACAAGCTCGGCACCGTGACCAAACTGCCGTTCAAGGCCGACTCGTTCGACTTCGTGTTCGAGACCAGCCTGTGTCATCTCTCCGACAAACAGGTCGTGAAGGGCATTCGCGAAATCAACCGCGTGGTGAAGACCGGATTCGTGTTCGGTTCGGTGACGAGCGACATGGCGCCCGCGCTGATCGATCGCTATGACCTGCTGCGCGGCGTCAAGAAGCTCGGCACCTGGTGGGAATGGTCGGAATTGTTCTTCGGCAACGGTTTTGATCTGTCCGCGCATCGGGACGACCGGACCGATCAGGTCTGGGAGGCCACCCTCAAGGCGGGCAAGGGGCCGGGCGACTGGTACGCGGACTCCGACAGCCTGCGTTATTCTTTCTTCGACAAGATTGCGGACGACGACTGA
- the tuf gene encoding elongation factor Tu, which yields MAKEKFERKKPHCNIGTIGHVDHGKTSLTAAITKVLAEAGGATFTAYDQIDKAPEEKARGITISTAHVEYETPNRHYAHVDCPGHADYVKNMITGAAQMDGAILVVSAADGPMPQTREHILLARQVGVPALVVFLNKCDMVDDPELLELVELEVRELLSKYNFPGDKIPIVKGSALAALEDSDVKLGKEAILELMKNVDEYIPQPERPIDQPFLMPVEDVFSISGRGTVVTGRVERGVVKVGEEIEIVGLKATQKTTVTGVEMFRKLLDQGQAGDNIGALLRGTKREEVERGQVLCKPGSVKPHTKFKAEAYILTKEEGGRHTPFFTNYRPQFYFRTTDVTGVVHLPEGTEMVMPGDNIAMEVHLIVPIAMEEKLRFAIREGGRTVGAGVVASIIE from the coding sequence ATGGCTAAAGAGAAATTTGAACGTAAGAAACCCCACTGCAACATCGGCACCATCGGTCACGTCGACCATGGCAAGACGTCGCTGACTGCGGCGATTACGAAGGTTCTGGCCGAAGCTGGTGGCGCTACGTTCACGGCTTACGATCAGATCGACAAGGCGCCGGAAGAAAAGGCCCGCGGCATCACCATCTCGACCGCTCACGTCGAGTACGAGACGCCGAACCGCCACTACGCGCACGTCGATTGCCCCGGCCACGCCGACTACGTGAAGAACATGATCACCGGCGCTGCCCAGATGGACGGCGCGATCCTCGTCGTGTCGGCCGCTGACGGCCCGATGCCGCAGACCCGCGAGCACATCCTGCTCGCCCGCCAGGTCGGCGTTCCGGCGCTCGTCGTGTTCCTCAACAAGTGCGACATGGTCGACGATCCGGAGTTGCTCGAACTCGTCGAACTCGAAGTTCGCGAACTGCTCTCGAAGTACAACTTCCCGGGCGACAAGATTCCGATCGTCAAGGGTTCGGCTCTGGCCGCGCTGGAAGACAGCGACGTCAAGCTCGGCAAGGAAGCCATCCTCGAGCTGATGAAGAACGTCGACGAGTACATTCCGCAGCCGGAGCGTCCGATCGACCAGCCGTTCCTGATGCCGGTTGAAGACGTGTTCTCGATCTCGGGCCGCGGCACCGTCGTCACCGGCCGTGTCGAGCGCGGCGTCGTCAAGGTCGGCGAGGAAATCGAAATCGTCGGTCTGAAGGCCACCCAGAAGACCACCGTCACCGGCGTTGAAATGTTCCGCAAGCTGCTCGATCAGGGCCAGGCTGGCGACAACATCGGCGCGCTGCTGCGCGGCACCAAGCGCGAGGAAGTCGAGCGCGGTCAGGTTCTGTGCAAGCCGGGTTCGGTCAAGCCGCACACCAAGTTCAAGGCGGAAGCCTACATCCTCACCAAGGAAGAGGGCGGCCGTCACACTCCGTTCTTCACCAACTACCGTCCGCAGTTCTACTTCCGCACGACCGACGTGACGGGCGTGGTTCATCTGCCGGAAGGCACCGAGATGGTGATGCCGGGCGACAACATCGCGATGGAAGTGCACCTGATCGTGCCGATCGCGATGGAAGAGAAGCTTCGCTTCGCGATCCGCGAAGGCGGCCGCACCGTTGGTGCAGGCGTCGTCGCGAGCATCATCGAGTAA
- the rpsG gene encoding 30S ribosomal protein S7 codes for MSRRHSAEKREVNPDPKFGNIIVSKFMNSIMYDGKKSAAESIVYGAFDLIESKTKQAPLTVFEQALDNVMPTIEVRSRRVGGATYQVPVEVRSTRRQALGLRWIISAARGRNEKTMTERLSAELLDAANNRGNAVKKREDVHKMAEANRAFSHYRW; via the coding sequence ATGTCTCGTCGCCACTCCGCCGAAAAGCGCGAAGTCAATCCGGATCCGAAGTTCGGGAACATCATCGTCTCGAAGTTCATGAATTCGATCATGTACGACGGCAAGAAGTCCGCCGCCGAAAGCATCGTCTATGGCGCTTTCGACCTGATCGAGAGCAAGACCAAGCAGGCTCCGCTGACCGTGTTCGAGCAGGCGCTCGACAACGTGATGCCGACCATCGAAGTGCGCTCGCGCCGCGTCGGCGGTGCGACGTATCAGGTGCCGGTCGAAGTCCGCTCCACCCGCCGTCAGGCTCTCGGCCTGCGCTGGATCATTTCGGCCGCGCGCGGCCGCAACGAGAAGACCATGACCGAGCGTCTCTCGGCGGAACTGCTCGATGCAGCCAACAACCGCGGCAACGCCGTAAAGAAGCGTGAAGACGTGCACAAGATGGCGGAAGCCAACCGCGCCTTCTCGCATTATCGCTGGTAA
- a CDS encoding ATP-grasp domain-containing protein: MSASLPPAGVVLLGGVHGALAAARTLGRKGIPVVYVSDDHPLPRFSRYVRESFAWPGAQAPGAAQWLLDLAATRGLKDWLLIPCADGDVKLIAENRDALQKAFRVVSLKWDDLKQLGDKKLLAGLAARVGIPFPRSYRVESEADLAALEPAFPVLLKPAQREVRNSFTQDKVWRANTREELDALYRDAAAHSGAPGVVVQDYIPGEGHEQYSYAGVWSDGEPVAEMTVRRRRQYPSDFGISCFIEIVDEPRIRDVAEKLLRAARYEGLVEIDFKFDPRDGQFKPLDVNTRVWAWLGLGEAAGTDFVTMLYRMAHGEPPPASANSSDHRWMHVLRDAPAVLSLVRSGQWRGGLRAYLASFRQPIAWATMAWDDPVPFMVEIPITAFRILRRRMSRG; the protein is encoded by the coding sequence ATGAGCGCGTCCCTTCCTCCGGCCGGTGTTGTTCTTCTCGGTGGCGTTCACGGCGCATTGGCGGCGGCGCGCACGCTCGGCCGCAAGGGCATCCCCGTTGTTTATGTGAGCGACGATCACCCGTTGCCGCGCTTCTCCCGCTATGTGCGGGAGAGTTTCGCGTGGCCCGGCGCGCAGGCGCCCGGTGCCGCGCAATGGCTGCTCGATCTGGCAGCGACACGCGGCCTGAAAGACTGGCTGCTCATTCCCTGCGCGGACGGCGACGTGAAGCTGATCGCCGAGAACCGGGATGCGCTGCAAAAGGCGTTTCGCGTGGTGTCGCTGAAATGGGACGACCTGAAGCAGCTTGGCGACAAGAAGCTACTGGCCGGGCTTGCCGCGCGGGTCGGAATTCCGTTTCCCCGCAGCTACCGGGTGGAGAGTGAGGCGGATCTCGCAGCGCTCGAGCCCGCCTTTCCGGTCCTGCTCAAGCCCGCGCAACGCGAGGTGCGCAACAGCTTCACGCAGGACAAGGTCTGGCGCGCGAACACCCGCGAGGAACTGGACGCACTATATCGCGATGCGGCCGCACATTCCGGCGCGCCGGGCGTGGTGGTGCAGGATTACATTCCGGGTGAGGGGCACGAGCAGTATTCCTACGCGGGAGTCTGGTCGGACGGCGAGCCCGTCGCGGAGATGACGGTCCGCCGGAGACGGCAATATCCGTCGGACTTCGGCATCAGTTGTTTCATCGAGATCGTGGACGAGCCGCGGATTCGCGATGTCGCCGAGAAGCTGCTGCGCGCGGCCCGCTACGAGGGGCTGGTGGAGATCGACTTCAAGTTCGATCCCCGCGACGGCCAGTTCAAGCCGCTCGACGTCAACACGCGGGTCTGGGCCTGGCTCGGGCTCGGGGAGGCGGCGGGCACCGATTTCGTCACCATGCTTTACCGCATGGCCCATGGAGAACCGCCCCCGGCGTCGGCAAATTCCAGTGACCATCGCTGGATGCATGTTCTTCGCGACGCTCCGGCGGTTCTGTCGCTGGTCCGGTCGGGGCAATGGCGCGGGGGACTGCGGGCCTATCTGGCGAGTTTCCGCCAGCCGATCGCATGGGCGACCATGGCATGGGACGATCCCGTTCCCTTCATGGTCGAAATCCCGATCACGGCGTTCCGCATCCTGCGGCGCCGGATGTCGCGAGGCTGA